The Gordonibacter urolithinfaciens genome contains a region encoding:
- a CDS encoding TetR/AcrR family transcriptional regulator, translating to MDSGSRASAARRAIVEAYIDLMEEKPYDSIRVKELVQRSNVARSTFYVHFRDAIDVLEGIEGTLLGLLSLYRSDGDAYKGAIAGMPFECMENWFEVCIEHERVLRALTGPHGDPYFTVRLQNQIRQELNQMMDDDRAPRDRLRPYYVELLTASYIGLMSYIVKEKNKSEYLEAHELASIANSTSAAYYKLSDKAPRLSDERLFGAKAPIGEDGGEDRPETAR from the coding sequence ATGGATTCGGGTTCGAGGGCCTCGGCGGCGAGGCGGGCTATCGTCGAGGCGTACATCGACCTCATGGAGGAGAAGCCCTACGACTCCATCCGGGTCAAGGAGCTGGTCCAGCGGTCCAACGTTGCCAGGTCCACCTTCTACGTGCACTTCCGCGACGCCATCGACGTGCTGGAGGGCATAGAGGGCACGCTCCTCGGCCTGTTGAGCCTCTACCGGTCCGACGGCGACGCCTACAAGGGCGCCATAGCGGGCATGCCGTTCGAGTGTATGGAGAACTGGTTCGAGGTCTGCATCGAGCACGAGCGGGTCTTGAGGGCGCTGACCGGCCCCCACGGCGACCCGTACTTCACCGTGCGCCTGCAGAACCAGATCAGGCAGGAGCTCAACCAGATGATGGACGACGACCGTGCCCCGCGCGACAGGCTGCGGCCCTACTACGTGGAGCTGCTCACCGCATCCTACATCGGGCTCATGAGCTACATCGTCAAGGAGAAGAACAAGAGCGAGTACCTGGAGGCGCACGAGCTGGCGAGCATCGCGAACTCGACGAGCGCCGCCTACTACAAGCTGAGCGACAAGGCGCCGCGGCTCTCCGACGAGCGCCTGTTCGGCGCGAAAGCGCCGATAGGGGAGGACGGGGGCGAAGATCGTCCGGAAACGGCCCGATAG
- a CDS encoding molybdopterin-dependent oxidoreductase yields MVENAVAEKDRDEIGTSKEENQFNFGAGKRQEVDPRWKHPKPFQYEEDGMVVTRTSVWSAPGCHEGCGVLVYSDKETGKFIKCEGDPDDPYNRGALCPRCLAFKQVEFHPDRILHPMKRAGERGSGQWERITWDEALETCYKEFRRISMTYGGDSIHCLRGTARDNQWQVGRMANTFGSPNEYGFLSGTACYLPRLSLMIMTYGGMLIADFSQFSALRYDDPEWVCPECTIVWGCNPTISNPDFFMGHWVTDAMKLGCKLISVEPRVTWLAAHADIHLQLRPGTDTGLALGMIKVIIDEDLYDHDFVERWTYGFDELAERARELSLDQVEAMTWVPKEKIIAAARLFATSKPANVVWGLAVDMQSQGTPCAAAIAALWTITGNLDVPGGMCYTASPMGVDQPSAGAWGIYDLINEEMQKKRVGWKEFPMYRYGLTQAMPDMCLEYMEEGKVKGVWIQTSNGIACMSCETERWYQAMKKPEFIAAVDIFMTPTIQSCADIVMPVQTWAEKHSVRAHYYFLSAITGGCAAEGEAKSDCEINRELAQYFDNDDEFNQAIGRPEGKQHTWPWATEDEVYDEIVSPSGFTFHELMEHGPVYQKYVYKKYEKGLMRPDGQPGFNTPTGRIEFYSTLFEKFGYDPLPYIEEPGIGPVTTPDLYEEYPLIMITGARTTSFFHSEHRQIPYLRQLTPDPWVQIHPRTAKDLNISEGDWVWIENHRGRCRQRARLTFEVHEKEIAAQHGWWFPEQDGAEPNLYGFRQSNINQLLANKPGTTGFGADLKCTLCKVYRCKEEEL; encoded by the coding sequence ATGGTAGAGAACGCTGTCGCGGAGAAGGACCGCGACGAGATCGGCACGTCCAAGGAGGAGAACCAGTTCAACTTCGGCGCCGGCAAGAGGCAGGAAGTGGATCCTCGCTGGAAGCATCCGAAGCCCTTCCAGTACGAGGAGGACGGCATGGTGGTCACCCGCACCTCGGTGTGGAGCGCGCCGGGCTGCCACGAGGGCTGTGGCGTGCTGGTGTACTCCGACAAGGAGACCGGCAAGTTCATCAAGTGCGAGGGCGACCCGGACGACCCGTACAACCGCGGCGCGCTGTGCCCGAGGTGCCTGGCCTTCAAGCAGGTGGAGTTCCACCCCGACCGCATCCTGCACCCCATGAAGCGTGCCGGCGAGCGCGGGAGCGGCCAGTGGGAGCGCATCACGTGGGACGAGGCGCTGGAAACCTGCTACAAGGAATTCCGTCGCATCTCCATGACCTACGGCGGCGACTCCATCCACTGCCTGCGCGGCACCGCACGCGACAACCAGTGGCAGGTCGGCCGCATGGCGAACACGTTCGGCAGCCCCAACGAGTACGGCTTCCTGTCCGGCACCGCCTGCTACCTGCCCCGCCTGTCGCTCATGATCATGACCTACGGCGGCATGCTCATCGCCGACTTCTCGCAGTTCTCGGCGCTGCGCTACGACGACCCCGAGTGGGTGTGCCCCGAGTGCACCATCGTTTGGGGCTGCAACCCCACCATCTCCAACCCCGACTTCTTCATGGGACACTGGGTCACCGACGCCATGAAGCTCGGCTGCAAGCTCATCTCCGTCGAGCCGCGCGTCACCTGGCTCGCCGCGCACGCCGACATCCATCTGCAGCTGCGCCCCGGCACCGACACGGGCCTCGCTCTCGGCATGATCAAGGTCATCATCGACGAGGACCTCTACGACCATGACTTCGTGGAGCGCTGGACCTACGGCTTCGACGAGCTGGCCGAGCGCGCCCGCGAGCTGTCGCTGGACCAGGTGGAGGCCATGACGTGGGTCCCCAAGGAGAAGATCATCGCCGCTGCGCGCCTGTTCGCCACGTCCAAGCCGGCCAACGTCGTGTGGGGCCTCGCCGTGGACATGCAGAGCCAGGGCACGCCCTGCGCCGCCGCCATCGCCGCGCTGTGGACCATCACCGGCAACCTCGACGTGCCGGGCGGCATGTGCTACACCGCCTCCCCCATGGGCGTCGACCAGCCGTCCGCCGGCGCATGGGGCATCTACGACCTCATCAACGAGGAGATGCAGAAGAAGCGCGTGGGCTGGAAAGAATTCCCCATGTACCGCTACGGCCTCACCCAGGCCATGCCCGACATGTGCCTGGAGTATATGGAGGAGGGCAAGGTCAAGGGCGTGTGGATCCAGACATCCAACGGCATTGCCTGCATGAGCTGCGAGACCGAGCGCTGGTACCAGGCCATGAAGAAGCCGGAGTTCATCGCCGCCGTGGACATCTTCATGACGCCTACCATCCAGTCGTGCGCCGACATCGTCATGCCGGTGCAGACGTGGGCCGAGAAGCACTCCGTACGCGCCCACTACTACTTCCTGTCCGCTATCACGGGCGGCTGCGCGGCCGAGGGCGAGGCGAAGTCGGACTGCGAGATCAACCGCGAGCTTGCCCAGTACTTCGACAACGACGACGAGTTCAACCAGGCCATCGGCCGCCCCGAGGGCAAGCAGCACACCTGGCCGTGGGCGACCGAGGACGAGGTGTACGACGAGATCGTGAGCCCCTCCGGCTTCACGTTCCACGAGCTCATGGAGCACGGCCCGGTCTACCAGAAGTACGTGTACAAGAAGTACGAGAAGGGCCTCATGCGCCCCGACGGCCAGCCCGGCTTCAACACCCCCACGGGCCGCATCGAGTTCTACTCCACGCTGTTCGAGAAGTTCGGCTACGACCCGCTGCCCTACATCGAGGAGCCGGGCATCGGGCCCGTCACCACGCCCGACCTGTACGAGGAGTACCCGCTCATCATGATCACGGGCGCCCGCACCACGTCGTTCTTCCACTCGGAGCACCGCCAGATCCCCTACCTGCGCCAGCTCACACCCGATCCGTGGGTGCAGATCCACCCGCGCACGGCCAAGGACCTGAACATCTCCGAGGGCGACTGGGTCTGGATCGAGAACCACCGCGGCCGCTGCCGCCAGCGTGCCCGCCTCACGTTCGAGGTGCACGAGAAGGAGATCGCCGCGCAGCACGGCTGGTGGTTCCCCGAACAGGACGGCGCCGAACCCAACCTGTACGGCTTCCGCCAGTCCAACATCAACCAGCTTCTGGCCAACAAGCCCGGCACGACTGGCTTCGGTGCCGACCTGAAGTGCACGCTCTGCAAGGTGTACCGCTGCAAGGAGGAGGAACTGTAA
- a CDS encoding 4Fe-4S dicluster domain-containing protein encodes MALNGILVDYQYCTGCYSCEVACQAEHELPLEQWGVKVMQNGPWPVKDAEGNETDNYVYDFIPAFTKICDLCADRQEKGKLPSCVFHCQAKCMEFGPVDELAKRLDAKPQQYLWVPPCA; translated from the coding sequence ATGGCTCTCAACGGAATTCTCGTCGACTACCAGTACTGCACGGGGTGCTACTCGTGCGAGGTGGCCTGCCAGGCCGAGCACGAGCTACCGCTCGAGCAGTGGGGCGTGAAGGTCATGCAGAACGGCCCGTGGCCGGTGAAGGACGCCGAAGGCAACGAGACGGACAACTACGTCTACGACTTCATCCCGGCGTTCACGAAGATCTGCGATTTGTGCGCCGACCGCCAGGAGAAGGGCAAGCTCCCCTCCTGCGTGTTCCACTGCCAGGCCAAGTGCATGGAGTTCGGCCCGGTGGACGAGCTCGCGAAGCGCTTGGACGCCAAGCCGCAGCAGTACCTGTGGGTGCCGCCCTGCGCGTAG